Proteins encoded together in one Streptomyces sp. TLI_171 window:
- a CDS encoding 5-(carboxyamino)imidazole ribonucleotide synthase — protein sequence MTVAGNANFPVVGVIGGGQLARMMHQAGIPLGIRFKLLADNPQESAAQVVGATVLGDYRDLDTLRAFAAGCDVITFDHEHVPTEHLRALQAEGVAVRPGPDALVNAQDKGVMRAKLDSIGVPCPRHRIVADPADVTAFAAEGDGYPVVLKTVRGGYDGKGVWVVGDEHEAAAPFLAGVPVLAEEKVDFLRELAANVVRSPSGQAVAYPVVESVQENGICAEVTAPAPDLDPALSAEAQQLALRIAGDLGITGHLAVELFQTRDGRILVNELAMRPHNSGHWTQDGSTTSQFENHLRAVLDLPLGDPRPRARWTVMVNVLGGDYPDLYHAFLHCMARDPGLKIHMYGKDVKPGRKVGHVNVSGDDLEDVRERARHAAAYLRGTITE from the coding sequence GTGACTGTAGCGGGCAATGCGAACTTTCCAGTGGTCGGAGTCATCGGCGGCGGGCAGCTCGCCCGCATGATGCACCAGGCGGGCATCCCGCTGGGCATCCGCTTCAAACTCCTCGCCGACAACCCCCAGGAGTCGGCCGCGCAGGTGGTCGGCGCCACCGTGCTCGGCGACTACCGAGACCTCGACACGCTGCGCGCCTTCGCCGCCGGCTGCGACGTGATCACCTTCGACCACGAGCACGTGCCGACCGAGCACCTGCGCGCCCTGCAGGCCGAGGGCGTGGCCGTCCGGCCCGGGCCCGACGCGCTGGTCAACGCCCAGGACAAGGGCGTGATGCGGGCCAAGCTGGACTCCATCGGCGTCCCCTGCCCCCGCCACCGGATCGTCGCCGACCCGGCCGACGTCACCGCCTTCGCCGCCGAGGGCGACGGGTACCCCGTCGTCCTGAAGACCGTCCGCGGCGGCTACGACGGCAAGGGCGTCTGGGTGGTCGGGGACGAGCACGAGGCCGCCGCCCCGTTCCTCGCCGGCGTCCCCGTGCTGGCCGAGGAGAAGGTCGACTTCCTGCGCGAACTCGCCGCCAACGTGGTGCGCTCGCCCAGCGGCCAGGCCGTCGCCTACCCCGTGGTCGAGTCCGTCCAGGAGAACGGCATCTGCGCCGAGGTCACCGCCCCCGCGCCCGACCTGGACCCGGCCCTCTCCGCCGAGGCCCAGCAACTCGCCCTGCGGATCGCCGGCGACCTCGGCATCACCGGCCACCTGGCCGTCGAGCTGTTCCAGACCCGCGACGGCCGCATCCTGGTCAACGAACTCGCGATGCGCCCGCACAACTCCGGCCACTGGACCCAGGACGGCTCCACCACCTCGCAGTTCGAGAACCACCTCCGCGCCGTCCTCGACCTCCCCCTCGGCGACCCCCGCCCCCGCGCCAGGTGGACCGTCATGGTCAACGTCCTCGGCGGCGACTACCCCGACCTGTACCACGCCTTCCTGCACTGCATGGCCCGCGACCCCGGCCTGAAGATCCACATGTACGGAAAGGACGTGAAGCCCGGCCGCAAGGTCGGCCACGTCAACGTCTCCGGGGACGACCTCGAAGACGTCCGCGAGCGCGCCCGCCACGCGGCCGCCTACCTGCGAGGAACGATCACCGAATGA
- a CDS encoding GtrA family protein, whose translation MTSTIIEARPSLLQRLRGLSTEALGFALIGASGVVVNFTLFWVLSNGFGLASLRSNIAATVVAIATNYLGYRYWLYKDRDAASRRREITLFLLFSGIGMLIETGTLGVTQYVLGLDTPFEKLGGKFLGLVIATVFRFVSYRTWVFKAMPELEDPEVVQEAELLLAAEESRTLAN comes from the coding sequence ATGACGAGCACCATCATCGAAGCCCGCCCCTCCCTGCTCCAGCGGCTGCGCGGGCTGTCCACGGAGGCCCTCGGCTTCGCCCTGATCGGCGCCTCCGGCGTGGTGGTCAACTTCACCCTGTTCTGGGTCCTGTCCAACGGCTTCGGCCTGGCCTCGCTGCGCTCCAACATCGCGGCCACCGTGGTGGCGATCGCCACCAACTACCTGGGCTACCGGTACTGGCTCTACAAGGACCGCGACGCCGCCTCCCGCCGCCGCGAGATCACGCTGTTCCTGCTGTTCAGCGGCATCGGCATGCTGATCGAGACCGGCACCCTCGGCGTCACCCAGTACGTGCTCGGCCTGGACACCCCGTTCGAGAAGCTCGGCGGCAAGTTCCTCGGCCTGGTGATCGCCACCGTGTTCCGCTTCGTCTCCTACCGGACCTGGGTGTTCAAGGCGATGCCGGAGCTGGAGGACCCCGAGGTGGTGCAGGAGGCCGAGCTGCTGCTGGCCGCCGAGGAGAGCCGCACCCTGGCGAACTGA
- the purE gene encoding 5-(carboxyamino)imidazole ribonucleotide mutase: MTNPLVGIVMGSDSDWPVMEAAAQALDEFEIPYEVDVVSAHRMPREMVAYGEQAHGRGLKAIIAGAGGAAHLPGMLASVTPLPVIGVPVPLRYLDGMDSLLSIVQMPAGVPVATVSVAGARNAGLLAVRTLAAFDAELAEKMVEFQAELNNQATEKGRKLRAKVAGNESFGFGK; the protein is encoded by the coding sequence ATGACGAACCCCCTTGTCGGCATCGTGATGGGCTCGGACTCCGACTGGCCCGTGATGGAGGCCGCCGCGCAGGCGCTCGACGAGTTCGAGATCCCGTACGAGGTCGACGTGGTGTCCGCGCACCGGATGCCGCGCGAGATGGTCGCGTACGGGGAGCAGGCGCACGGACGCGGGCTGAAGGCGATCATCGCCGGGGCCGGCGGGGCGGCGCACCTGCCGGGCATGCTGGCCTCGGTGACGCCGCTGCCGGTGATCGGGGTGCCGGTGCCGCTGCGGTACCTGGACGGGATGGACAGCCTGCTGTCGATCGTCCAGATGCCGGCCGGCGTGCCGGTGGCGACGGTCTCGGTGGCGGGCGCGCGCAACGCCGGGCTGCTGGCGGTCCGTACGCTCGCCGCGTTCGACGCCGAACTCGCCGAGAAGATGGTGGAGTTCCAGGCCGAGCTGAACAACCAGGCGACCGAGAAGGGGCGCAAGCTGCGCGCCAAGGTGGCGGGGAACGAGTCGTTCGGGTTCGGCAAGTAG
- a CDS encoding dipeptidase, whose translation MTPELLDRARAVLRTTPVVDGHNDLPWAMRAQAGYDLDAVDLAADQSHRLHTDFGRLRAGGVGAQFWSVYVPAELAGDDAVSATLEQIDFVRVMTERHPDHLRLALTADDMETARAEGRIASLMGAEGGHSVNSSLATLRALYELGVRYLTLTHNSNVPWADSATDEPVHGGLTAFGEEVVREMNRLGMLVDLSHVSADTMRDALRVSQAPVVFSHSSARAVCDHPRNVPDDVLARLADNGGVAMATFVPKFVLPAAIEWTLAADENMRAKGLHPLETTPEAMAVQRAFEAANPRPTATAATVADHLDHMREVAGIDHIGIGGDYDGTAFTPSGLNDVAGYPVLIAELLRRDWSEADLAKLTWHNAVRALREAESVARRLRAERGPSIATLAQLDGERS comes from the coding sequence ATGACCCCCGAACTGCTCGACCGTGCCCGGGCCGTCCTCCGCACCACCCCCGTGGTGGACGGCCACAACGACCTGCCGTGGGCGATGCGCGCCCAGGCCGGCTACGACCTCGACGCCGTCGACCTGGCGGCCGATCAGAGCCACCGGCTGCACACCGACTTCGGCCGCCTGCGGGCGGGCGGGGTCGGTGCCCAGTTCTGGTCGGTGTACGTGCCCGCCGAACTGGCGGGCGACGACGCGGTCAGCGCCACCCTGGAGCAGATCGACTTCGTCCGGGTGATGACCGAGCGGCACCCCGACCACCTGCGCCTGGCGCTCACCGCCGACGACATGGAGACCGCCCGCGCCGAGGGCCGGATCGCCTCGCTGATGGGCGCCGAGGGCGGACACTCCGTCAACTCCTCGCTGGCCACCCTGCGGGCGCTGTACGAGCTGGGCGTGCGGTACCTGACGCTCACCCACAACTCCAACGTGCCCTGGGCGGACTCCGCCACCGACGAGCCGGTGCACGGCGGCCTCACCGCGTTCGGCGAGGAGGTGGTGCGGGAGATGAACCGGCTCGGCATGCTGGTCGACCTCTCGCACGTCTCCGCCGACACCATGCGCGACGCGCTGCGGGTCTCCCAGGCGCCCGTGGTGTTCTCGCACTCCTCCGCGCGCGCCGTCTGCGACCACCCGCGCAACGTCCCGGACGACGTGCTGGCCCGGCTGGCCGACAACGGCGGCGTCGCGATGGCCACCTTCGTGCCCAAGTTCGTGCTGCCCGCCGCGATCGAGTGGACCCTCGCCGCCGACGAGAACATGCGCGCCAAGGGCCTGCACCCGCTGGAGACCACCCCCGAGGCGATGGCCGTGCAGCGCGCCTTCGAAGCCGCCAACCCGCGCCCGACCGCCACCGCCGCCACCGTCGCCGACCACCTCGACCACATGCGCGAGGTGGCCGGCATCGACCACATCGGCATCGGCGGCGACTACGACGGCACCGCCTTCACCCCGTCCGGACTGAACGACGTGGCCGGCTATCCGGTGCTGATCGCCGAACTGCTGCGCCGCGACTGGTCCGAGGCCGACCTGGCCAAGCTGACCTGGCACAACGCCGTCCGGGCGCTGCGCGAGGCGGAGAGCGTGGCCCGCCGCCTGCGGGCCGAACGCGGCCCGTCGATCGCCACCCTGGCGCAGCTGGACGGGGAGCGGTCTTGA
- a CDS encoding CoA-binding protein — protein sequence MSYGDDATVRRILTASGDTWAVVGLSNNTARAAYGVARVLQRAGKRIVPVHPKAETVLGEQGYASLAEIPFPVDVVDVFVNSELAGPVADQAVAKGAKAVWFQLGVVDEEAYARTRRAGLDMVMDRCPAIELPLL from the coding sequence ATGAGCTACGGAGACGACGCCACCGTCCGCAGGATCCTGACCGCCTCGGGCGACACCTGGGCCGTGGTCGGCCTGTCGAACAACACCGCGCGGGCCGCGTACGGCGTGGCCCGGGTGCTGCAGCGGGCGGGCAAGCGGATCGTGCCGGTGCACCCGAAGGCCGAGACGGTGCTCGGCGAGCAGGGCTACGCCTCGCTCGCCGAGATCCCGTTCCCGGTCGACGTGGTCGACGTTTTCGTCAACTCCGAGCTGGCCGGCCCGGTGGCCGACCAGGCGGTGGCGAAGGGCGCCAAGGCCGTCTGGTTCCAGCTCGGCGTGGTCGACGAGGAGGCGTACGCGCGCACCCGCCGGGCCGGGCTGGACATGGTGATGGACAGGTGCCCGGCCATCGAACTGCCGCTGCTGTGA
- a CDS encoding MerR family transcriptional regulator, whose translation MSGVEEERLLTSGEFARRGLLSAKALRLYDRPGLLPPDRVDPATGYRYYRVGRLATARLIVRLRGLDMPLATVAEVLALPGAAAAERVAAYWAAVERRTASQRALAGHLRVQLGGTEGIGKMFEIEQREVPEQLVLSERRRAYPQDLDEFIGGAIGRLTEAAAGVGGVVAAPFVVYHGDVNEDSDGPVEVCVPIDPARAADAPAPHRVEPAHREAYTRISKAQVDYPQILSAYDAVCEWAESAGVERTGPGREVYFTDFMAAGPDDEVCDIAFPVSG comes from the coding sequence GTGAGCGGTGTGGAGGAGGAGCGGCTGCTCACCAGCGGCGAGTTCGCCCGCCGCGGCCTGCTGTCGGCCAAGGCGCTCCGGTTGTACGACCGGCCGGGCCTGCTGCCGCCGGACCGGGTCGACCCGGCCACCGGCTACCGGTACTACCGGGTCGGGCGGCTGGCCACCGCGCGGCTGATCGTCCGGCTGCGCGGCCTGGACATGCCGCTCGCCACGGTCGCCGAGGTGCTCGCCCTGCCGGGCGCCGCGGCGGCCGAGCGGGTCGCCGCGTACTGGGCCGCCGTGGAGCGGCGCACCGCCTCGCAGCGGGCGCTGGCCGGCCACCTCCGCGTCCAACTCGGAGGAACGGAAGGAATCGGGAAGATGTTCGAGATCGAGCAGCGTGAGGTGCCGGAGCAGCTGGTGCTCAGCGAGCGGCGGCGCGCCTACCCGCAGGACCTGGACGAGTTCATCGGCGGCGCCATCGGCCGGCTGACCGAGGCCGCGGCCGGGGTCGGCGGCGTGGTGGCGGCGCCGTTCGTGGTCTACCACGGCGACGTCAACGAGGACAGCGACGGCCCGGTGGAGGTGTGCGTGCCGATCGACCCGGCGCGCGCCGCCGACGCGCCCGCCCCGCACCGCGTGGAGCCCGCGCACCGGGAGGCCTACACCCGGATCAGCAAGGCGCAGGTCGACTACCCGCAGATCCTCAGCGCGTACGACGCGGTGTGCGAGTGGGCCGAGTCGGCGGGGGTGGAGCGGACCGGGCCGGGCCGGGAGGTCTACTTCACCGACTTCATGGCCGCCGGCCCGGACGACGAGGTCTGCGACATCGCCTTCCCCGTGTCCGGCTGA
- a CDS encoding UDP-glucose/GDP-mannose dehydrogenase family protein: MAPRITVIGTGYLGATHAACMAELGFEVLGLDIDRDKLTALAAGRVPMYEPGLSELLLKHVAGHEGSTGRLRFTDSWAEVAAFGDVHFICVNTPQRKGEFAADMSYVDSAVDSLAPHLDRPTLVVGKSTVPVGSASRLAERLAALAPAGEQVELAWNPEFLREGFAVGDTLHPDRLVVGVRSEHAEQLLREVYAGPIADGVPFVVTDFPTAELVKAAANSFLATKISFINAMAEVCESAGADVVQLSKALSYDERIGRKFLNAGLGFGGGCLPKDIRAFMARAGELGADQALTFLREVDSINMRRRSRMVELAREQCGGGFLGRRVAVLGAAFKPNSDDIRDSPALNVAGQIQLQGAQVTVYDPKAMDNARKMFPALAYAESALEAVEGAHVVLHLTEWQEFRELDPVEVGALVAERRLVDGRNVLDGEAWRAAGWTYRAMGRPSAE; this comes from the coding sequence GTGGCTCCCCGCATCACGGTGATCGGCACCGGCTACCTGGGCGCGACGCATGCCGCGTGCATGGCCGAACTCGGCTTCGAGGTCCTGGGGTTGGACATCGACCGGGACAAGCTGACGGCACTCGCCGCCGGCCGGGTGCCGATGTACGAGCCCGGGTTGTCCGAGCTGCTGCTCAAGCACGTGGCGGGCCACGAGGGCTCGACCGGGCGGCTGCGGTTCACCGACTCCTGGGCCGAGGTCGCGGCCTTCGGCGACGTGCACTTCATCTGCGTGAACACTCCGCAGCGCAAGGGCGAATTCGCCGCCGACATGAGCTACGTGGACTCCGCGGTCGACTCGCTCGCCCCGCACCTGGACCGGCCGACCCTGGTGGTCGGCAAGTCCACCGTGCCGGTGGGCTCGGCGAGCCGGCTGGCCGAGCGGCTGGCGGCGCTGGCCCCGGCCGGCGAGCAGGTCGAGCTGGCCTGGAACCCGGAGTTCCTGCGCGAGGGCTTCGCGGTCGGCGACACCCTGCACCCCGACCGGCTGGTGGTCGGCGTGCGCAGCGAGCACGCCGAGCAGCTGCTGCGCGAGGTGTACGCGGGCCCGATCGCGGACGGCGTGCCGTTCGTGGTGACCGACTTCCCGACCGCCGAGCTGGTGAAGGCGGCCGCGAACTCCTTCCTGGCGACCAAGATCTCCTTCATCAACGCGATGGCCGAGGTCTGCGAGAGCGCCGGCGCGGACGTGGTGCAGCTCTCCAAGGCGCTGTCCTACGACGAGCGGATCGGCCGCAAGTTCCTCAACGCGGGCCTGGGCTTCGGCGGCGGCTGCCTGCCGAAGGACATCCGGGCGTTCATGGCCCGGGCCGGGGAGCTGGGCGCCGACCAGGCGCTGACCTTCCTGCGCGAGGTCGACTCGATCAACATGCGCCGCCGCTCGCGGATGGTGGAGCTGGCCCGCGAACAGTGCGGCGGCGGCTTCCTGGGCCGCCGGGTCGCGGTGCTGGGCGCGGCGTTCAAGCCGAACTCGGACGACATCCGGGACTCCCCGGCGCTGAACGTGGCCGGGCAGATCCAGCTGCAGGGCGCGCAGGTGACGGTCTACGACCCGAAGGCGATGGACAACGCCCGCAAGATGTTCCCCGCCCTCGCCTACGCGGAGTCCGCGCTGGAGGCCGTCGAGGGCGCGCACGTGGTGCTGCACCTGACGGAGTGGCAGGAGTTCCGCGAGCTCGACCCGGTGGAGGTCGGCGCGCTGGTGGCCGAGCGCCGCCTGGTGGACGGCCGCAACGTGCTGGACGGCGAGGCCTGGCGGGCCGCCGGCTGGACGTACCGGGCGATGGGCCGGCCGTCCGCGGAATGA
- a CDS encoding LCP family protein produces MTSRERADEADEDPGPLSIFDRDEDPDLDGEEDASEGSPARRRRGRRLLLWTLAVLLVLVGGGFGGLVWTAEHYASSVDRIPNAFPTVPASEQPAAVPHSGQTFLLVGLDARSDRPTTGQDAKAPAWKAGAQRSDTMMLMHISADRKSVSLVSVPRDTWVPVPGHGSAKINAAYSWGGPALMVQTVQDLTKIKIDHVAVIDWNGFRALTDAVGGVDITIPRTIEAKGDAREWLAGTHHMDGAEALLYVRERHGLPNGDLDRTKRQQNFLRSLMLQTMNSGTLSSPSRLTGLLGTIGDVASVDDRLSNTDLYDLAWSLRGVRPDGVHFMNAPFGGFDTIDGQAVVLMDDGAARVLWEAMRTDRMDDYLAQHRTSADTLGNDVD; encoded by the coding sequence ATGACTTCCAGGGAGCGGGCCGACGAGGCCGACGAGGACCCCGGTCCGCTGAGCATCTTCGACCGCGACGAGGACCCCGACCTGGACGGCGAGGAGGACGCCTCCGAGGGCTCGCCGGCCCGCCGCCGGCGCGGCCGCCGCCTGCTGCTGTGGACGCTCGCCGTGCTGCTGGTGCTGGTGGGCGGCGGCTTCGGCGGCCTGGTCTGGACGGCCGAGCACTACGCGTCCTCGGTCGACCGGATCCCGAACGCGTTCCCGACCGTGCCCGCCTCCGAGCAGCCCGCCGCCGTCCCGCACAGCGGGCAGACCTTCCTGCTGGTCGGCCTGGACGCCCGCTCCGACCGGCCCACCACCGGCCAGGACGCCAAGGCCCCCGCCTGGAAGGCCGGCGCGCAGCGCAGCGACACCATGATGCTGATGCACATCTCGGCGGACCGGAAGTCGGTCTCGCTGGTGTCCGTCCCGCGCGACACCTGGGTGCCGGTGCCCGGCCACGGCAGCGCGAAGATCAACGCCGCGTACTCCTGGGGCGGGCCCGCGCTGATGGTGCAGACCGTCCAGGACCTCACCAAGATCAAGATCGATCACGTCGCGGTGATCGACTGGAACGGCTTCCGCGCCCTCACCGACGCCGTCGGCGGCGTCGACATCACCATCCCGCGCACCATCGAGGCCAAGGGCGACGCCCGCGAGTGGCTGGCCGGCACCCACCACATGGACGGCGCCGAGGCCCTGCTCTACGTCCGCGAACGCCACGGCCTGCCCAACGGCGACCTCGACCGCACCAAGCGCCAGCAGAACTTCCTGCGCTCGCTGATGCTGCAGACCATGAACTCCGGCACCCTCTCCAGCCCGTCCAGGCTGACCGGCCTGCTCGGCACCATCGGCGACGTCGCCAGCGTCGACGACCGCCTCAGCAACACCGACCTCTACGACCTCGCCTGGAGCCTGCGCGGCGTCCGCCCCGACGGCGTCCACTTCATGAACGCCCCCTTCGGCGGCTTCGACACCATCGACGGCCAGGCGGTCGTCCTGATGGACGACGGCGCCGCCCGCGTCCTGTGGGAGGCCATGCGCACCGACCGGATGGACGACTACCTCGCGCAACACCGCACCAGCGCCGACACCCTGGGCAACGATGTGGACTGA